A section of the Macadamia integrifolia cultivar HAES 741 chromosome 9, SCU_Mint_v3, whole genome shotgun sequence genome encodes:
- the LOC122089705 gene encoding uncharacterized protein LOC122089705: MVAQHGPDGYIEQAIYYLSKKFTDCEIRYTTLEKTYAALVWATRRLRHYMLTYSVFLVSRMDPIKYLFEKPALTSRLARWLLLLAEFDIVYVTQKSIKGSVIAEHLSAHPVVDTRPLNDIFADEDVVSVEVENEVGSWQMFFDGATNHKGCGAGVLLITPEGLNMPMAYRLDFECTNNMAEYEACLMGLKAAISIGVKRLEVYRDSSIRDNNRFVDALATLASMVGFGPGEQIQPFIIDRRVHPSHQGFVNALTVDGRPWFAHIVDFIREGKYPADATQGDKRFLRHYATQFILHEDILYKRSFDGVQLVCVDEDQAQTILE; this comes from the exons ATGGTGGCTCAGCATGGTCCAGATGGGTATATAGAGCaagcaatttattaccttagtaagaagttcacaGACTGTGAGATAAGGTACACAACCCTGGAGAAGACTTATGCAGCTTTGGTTTGGGCAACAAGGAGGTTGAGACATTACATGTTGACCTATTCAGTCTTTTTGGTATCcagaatggatcccatcaagtatCTTTTTGAGAAACCCGCGTTGACGAGCAGATTAGCACGTTGGTTATTGCTCTTAGCGGAGTTCGACATTGTGTATGTCACCCAGAAgtccatcaagggtagtgtcatCGCTGAACATCTATCTGCACATCCAGTTGTTGATACGAGGCCCTTGAATGACATATTTGCAGACGAAGATGTAGTTTCTGTTGAGGTTGAAAATGAGGTTGGCAGTTGGcaaatgttctttgatggagctaCCAATCACAAAGGTTGCGGAGCCGGAGTTCTACTTATAACTCCTGAAGGATTGAATATGCCCATGGCATATAGGTTGGACTTCGAGTGCACCAACAACATGGCCGAGTATGAAGCTTGCCTCATGGGATTGAAAGCAGCCATCTCTATTGGGGTCAAAAGATTAGAAGTATACAGAGATTCGTCGATT AGGGACAAtaacaggtttgttgatgctttgGCTACTCTCGCATCGATGGTTGGTTTTGGTCCGGGTGAGCAAATACAACCATTCATTATAGATCGGAGAGTTCATCCTTCACATCAAGGCTTCGTCAATGCCCTGACAGTGGATGGTAGGCCTTGGTTTgcccatattgtggattttatcagagaGGGGAAGTACCCTGCAGATGCTACCCAAGGAGATAAAAGGTTCCTGAGGCAttatgccacccaattcataTTACACGAAGATATTTTGTACAAGCGATCTTTTGATGGTGTACAACTAGTgtgcgtggatgaagatcaagcacagACAATCTTGGAGTAA